A window of Paenibacillus polygoni contains these coding sequences:
- a CDS encoding SulP family inorganic anion transporter, which produces MTGWGRFKGYNMASLRKDIVSGTIVGIIAIPLGMAFAIASGVKPEYGIYTTIIAGILISLFGGSKFQIGGPTGAFIPILFAIGMQYGYENLLIAGMMAGVLLVLMGVFKLGVLIKFIPRPVTIGFTAGIAVIIFTGQIGNFLGLTGMERHEAFIDNMKEIGAHISTINIYSIITAVVSLVAILVLKKYAPKVPGSLVGLVLATVVASLFFKGEVATIGSAYGAIPSELPKFQFPHITWERITQLIQPAFVIAMLGAIESLLSAVVADGMTGEKHDSNRELIGQGIANIAAPMFGGIAATGAIARTATNIKSGAVSPMSGIIHGIVVFLILLLFAPYASNIPLAAMAPVLMVVAWNMSERKEFARLFKTKTGDSIVLVITFLLTVFTDLTLAVEVGLVLAAILFVKQMGDTHNVSKVLPDPETVKVKPHMVSEHHDCPQIGIYTMEGPLFFGAAYRFDDTIPLSAAEKNKVILLRMGKVPFMDTTAELMLETLVEKVHSAGGKLLISGIQSQPLSLLQRTGLYQKIGESHFYDHTGEAINEALTRIQHGTCYGCQHAAFRECSVLCSKQMEDGQDIKDSLLQLRKIKHSPAAHLSTGAE; this is translated from the coding sequence ATGACAGGATGGGGCCGATTCAAAGGCTATAATATGGCTTCTTTGCGTAAGGATATCGTGTCAGGTACAATCGTTGGAATTATTGCCATTCCTCTAGGGATGGCTTTTGCTATTGCATCCGGTGTGAAACCGGAGTACGGAATTTATACGACGATTATTGCCGGGATTCTGATCTCCTTGTTTGGTGGGTCAAAGTTTCAGATTGGCGGCCCGACGGGCGCCTTTATCCCGATTCTTTTTGCGATTGGGATGCAGTATGGATATGAAAACCTGCTTATTGCAGGGATGATGGCGGGTGTCTTGTTGGTACTGATGGGCGTATTTAAGCTTGGAGTACTTATTAAGTTTATTCCAAGACCGGTTACCATCGGGTTCACAGCAGGGATTGCGGTTATTATTTTTACAGGTCAGATTGGGAATTTTCTAGGTCTCACCGGGATGGAGCGTCACGAAGCTTTTATCGACAATATGAAAGAGATTGGTGCTCACATCTCTACTATAAATATATATAGTATCATCACAGCTGTCGTCTCTTTGGTGGCTATTTTAGTGCTGAAAAAATATGCTCCTAAAGTGCCTGGATCCCTAGTGGGTCTAGTCCTGGCAACTGTGGTAGCAAGTCTGTTCTTTAAAGGCGAAGTAGCTACCATTGGTTCTGCGTATGGGGCTATTCCGAGTGAACTTCCTAAGTTTCAGTTCCCTCATATTACTTGGGAACGAATAACACAGCTCATACAGCCTGCTTTTGTGATTGCGATGCTCGGAGCCATTGAGTCCTTGCTATCTGCGGTCGTTGCTGATGGAATGACGGGAGAAAAGCATGACAGTAACAGAGAACTTATCGGTCAAGGCATTGCGAATATTGCTGCTCCGATGTTTGGCGGGATTGCCGCAACCGGAGCGATCGCAAGAACAGCTACCAATATTAAAAGCGGTGCCGTATCCCCGATGTCAGGGATCATTCACGGGATCGTTGTATTCTTAATCCTTTTACTATTTGCACCTTACGCTTCAAACATTCCTCTAGCAGCTATGGCGCCTGTGTTGATGGTGGTTGCGTGGAATATGAGTGAGCGAAAAGAGTTTGCTCGTTTGTTCAAGACAAAGACGGGAGATTCCATCGTGCTTGTCATTACCTTTTTGCTTACCGTGTTTACGGATTTAACGCTTGCGGTTGAGGTAGGTCTTGTGCTCGCCGCTATTCTGTTTGTGAAGCAAATGGGAGATACGCATAACGTATCTAAAGTACTCCCTGATCCAGAGACCGTCAAAGTAAAACCTCATATGGTGAGCGAACATCATGATTGCCCGCAAATTGGAATTTACACGATGGAAGGGCCGTTATTTTTTGGTGCAGCTTACCGGTTTGATGACACGATTCCTTTATCCGCGGCAGAAAAGAATAAAGTGATTTTGCTTCGAATGGGGAAAGTTCCTTTTATGGATACAACAGCTGAACTCATGTTAGAAACACTTGTCGAAAAGGTGCATTCTGCAGGAGGCAAGCTGCTCATTTCGGGTATTCAGTCACAGCCGTTATCCTTATTACAGCGGACTGGATTATACCAGAAGATCGGAGAATCTCATTTCTATGATCATACCGGAGAAGCGATTAATGAGGCCTTGACCCGCATTCAGCATGGTACATGCTATGGCTGTCAGCATGCCGCTTTCCGTGAGTGCAGTGTGCTCTGCAGCAAGCAAATGGAAGATGGACAAGACATAAAAGACTCCCTTCTTCAATTAAGAAAAATAAAGCATAGCCCAGCTGCTCATCTCAGCACAGGGGCTGAATAG
- a CDS encoding ArsR/SmtB family transcription factor, producing the protein MNNEVQQFKAEFFKALAHPMRIRILEVLSEGEKTVNEIQTILGSEGSAVSQQLAVLRSKNVVSSVKEGTSVIYSLRDPLIKELLAVAKQIFDKQLVSAISMLEDMRKN; encoded by the coding sequence ATGAATAATGAAGTCCAACAATTTAAAGCTGAATTTTTCAAGGCGCTGGCTCATCCTATGCGTATCCGAATACTTGAGGTACTCAGCGAAGGAGAAAAAACAGTTAACGAGATTCAGACGATTCTTGGATCCGAAGGTTCTGCCGTTTCTCAGCAGCTTGCCGTACTTCGCTCTAAAAATGTGGTGTCTAGTGTGAAAGAAGGAACTTCCGTGATCTACTCCCTTCGAGATCCTCTTATTAAGGAACTGCTGGCTGTAGCCAAACAAATTTTTGATAAACAATTAGTCAGTGCGATTTCCATGCTCGAAGATATGCGTAAAAATTAA
- a CDS encoding diacylglycerol/lipid kinase family protein, with protein MKQAMIIINPSSGKEEALEYVRQVEDILRNKGYEVRVSETAKPLDATKFCLQACKEYVDLVISIGGDGTLHETINGLIDQEHRPTLGVVPLGTVNDFARALNIPLNPEKAIQTLTSSLVKTVDIGKMNDRLFANVVAAGSLAESLSSVSSEEKTKLGAFAYLKEGFKELIKTSSHPLTITHDGETWSGESLLFVVALTNSVGGFEKMVPEASVDDGLLHCFIIKDINVFSTITVGTSLLFGSLKEHKDVVYFTAKEVQVTSSAQLHTNVDGEDGPPLPLELRILPSHIQVIVPEE; from the coding sequence ATGAAGCAAGCCATGATTATTATCAATCCTTCTTCCGGAAAAGAAGAGGCACTGGAGTACGTCCGCCAAGTGGAAGATATTTTGCGTAACAAGGGATATGAAGTCCGTGTAAGTGAGACTGCTAAACCACTCGATGCAACCAAATTCTGTCTGCAGGCCTGCAAGGAATATGTTGATCTTGTGATCTCTATTGGTGGTGACGGCACCCTTCACGAGACGATTAATGGACTCATAGACCAAGAACACCGCCCTACACTCGGTGTAGTTCCTCTCGGTACAGTTAACGATTTCGCCCGCGCGCTGAACATTCCCCTTAATCCGGAAAAGGCCATTCAGACCCTCACATCGTCTCTCGTCAAAACTGTAGATATTGGAAAAATGAATGACCGCTTGTTCGCCAATGTCGTTGCAGCAGGTTCATTAGCGGAATCCTTATCTTCCGTATCTTCTGAGGAGAAGACGAAGCTTGGTGCTTTTGCTTATTTGAAAGAAGGATTCAAAGAATTAATAAAAACATCATCACACCCTCTTACCATTACGCATGATGGGGAGACTTGGAGCGGTGAGTCCCTATTATTTGTCGTTGCACTCACGAACTCCGTAGGCGGCTTTGAAAAAATGGTGCCTGAGGCATCTGTTGATGACGGTCTGCTCCACTGTTTTATCATAAAAGATATTAACGTATTTAGTACGATTACCGTAGGTACATCTTTGTTATTTGGAAGCCTGAAAGAACATAAAGATGTCGTCTATTTTACCGCCAAAGAGGTTCAAGTAACTTCATCAGCGCAGCTGCACACCAACGTCGATGGCGAGGATGGTCCTCCTCTTCCGCTCGAACTCCGCATTCTGCCTTCTCATATTCAGGTTATTGTGCCGGAAGAGTAG